A window of Primulina huaijiensis isolate GDHJ02 chromosome 9, ASM1229523v2, whole genome shotgun sequence contains these coding sequences:
- the LOC140984369 gene encoding uncharacterized protein isoform X2, which translates to MNSEELLEGAARRFLKYIYIMLLNFRKEILPFISKPEKDPMDDNNDDCSDILVVNYSMAVAAHNEDANVALVGHTYLIKGIMPNGASFIAYTYAGELPSCAFGFNTCGLAFTLNSVPPSEHEIEAGAIGRNFISRDLLAAQSIDDALTRIYSSEASVGHSYNLIDLKTRRIMNVETASRNRVSVHEIGAVPFFHANMYLHLQVHQAQDENSLSRQKRAALMPKGSKDDFLSILGDQNDAKYPIYMTGPLLHTLCTVMIDLDEKTISIIEGNPKERKTPFIFPMSCDNKGVPC; encoded by the exons ATGAACTCAGAGGAACTGCTCGAGGGAGCGGCACGTCGTTTCttgaagtatatatat ATCATGCTTCTTAATTTTAGGAAAGAGATACTTCCATTCATTTCGAAGCCAGAGAAAGATCCGATGGACGATAATAACGACGATTGCTCTGATATTCTCGTCGTTAATTATTCAATGGCTGTAGCAGCTCATAATGAGGATGCTAATGTTGCACTCGTTGGTCATAC GTATTTGATTAAGGGAATTATGCCGAATGGAGCATCTTTTATCGCTTACACATACGCAGGAGAGCTCCCGAGTTGCGCATTTGGGTTCAACACTTGTGGGCTG GCATTTACACTGAATTCAGTTCCTCCTTCTGAACATGAGATTGAGGCTGGAGCTATAGGCAGGAACTTCATTTCCAGAGATCTGCTTGCAGCACAAAGCATTGATGATGCCTTAACA AGGATTTACTCGTCAGAGGCTTCTGTAGGACACAGTTACAATCTGATAGACCTTAAAACAAGGAGGATTATGAACGTAGAAACTGCATCAAGAAACCGTGTTTCAGTCCATGAAATAGGAGCGGTGCCCTTTTTCCATGCTAATATGTACCTCcatcttcaagttcaccag GCACAGGATGAGAATTCACTTAGCAGACAGAAAAGAGCTGCTTTGATGCCAAAGGGGTCAAAAGATGATTTCCTGTCAATTCTCGGAGACCAGAATGATGCCAAGTATCCTATTTACATGACAG GTCCACTTCTTCACACCTTGTGCACGGTTATGATAGATTTAGACGAAAAAACTATCTCAATCATAGAAGGAAACCCAAAGGAAAGAAAAACACCCTTCATCTTCCCAATGTCATGCGACAATAAAGGAGTACCTTGTTAA
- the LOC140984369 gene encoding uncharacterized protein isoform X1, whose translation MEISTNERASELEIFEVGSCENGYEFGFLIGQRFSRKIRSRLSKDLILKNQLLPFAKSKHSRPLLDSLIQNNQKKYPKYWDELRGTARGSGTSFLEIMLLNFRKEILPFISKPEKDPMDDNNDDCSDILVVNYSMAVAAHNEDANVALVGHTYLIKGIMPNGASFIAYTYAGELPSCAFGFNTCGLAFTLNSVPPSEHEIEAGAIGRNFISRDLLAAQSIDDALTRIYSSEASVGHSYNLIDLKTRRIMNVETASRNRVSVHEIGAVPFFHANMYLHLQVHQAQDENSLSRQKRAALMPKGSKDDFLSILGDQNDAKYPIYMTGPLLHTLCTVMIDLDEKTISIIEGNPKERKTPFIFPMSCDNKGVPC comes from the exons ATGGAGATTAGCACGAACGAGCGAGCAAGCGAGCTAGAGATATTTGAAGTTGGTTCATGCGAAAACGGTTACGAATTCGGATTCTTGATAGGCCAAAGATTCTCCAGAAAAATACGAAGTAGGCTATCGAAAGACCTCATTCTGAAAAACCAGCTTCTCCCTTTTGCTAAATCCAAGCATTCACGGCCACTTCTCGATTCCTTGATCCAAAACAACCAGAAAAAGTACCCCAAATACTGGGATGAACTCAGAGGAACTGCTCGAGGGAGCGGCACGTCGTTTCttgaa ATCATGCTTCTTAATTTTAGGAAAGAGATACTTCCATTCATTTCGAAGCCAGAGAAAGATCCGATGGACGATAATAACGACGATTGCTCTGATATTCTCGTCGTTAATTATTCAATGGCTGTAGCAGCTCATAATGAGGATGCTAATGTTGCACTCGTTGGTCATAC GTATTTGATTAAGGGAATTATGCCGAATGGAGCATCTTTTATCGCTTACACATACGCAGGAGAGCTCCCGAGTTGCGCATTTGGGTTCAACACTTGTGGGCTG GCATTTACACTGAATTCAGTTCCTCCTTCTGAACATGAGATTGAGGCTGGAGCTATAGGCAGGAACTTCATTTCCAGAGATCTGCTTGCAGCACAAAGCATTGATGATGCCTTAACA AGGATTTACTCGTCAGAGGCTTCTGTAGGACACAGTTACAATCTGATAGACCTTAAAACAAGGAGGATTATGAACGTAGAAACTGCATCAAGAAACCGTGTTTCAGTCCATGAAATAGGAGCGGTGCCCTTTTTCCATGCTAATATGTACCTCcatcttcaagttcaccag GCACAGGATGAGAATTCACTTAGCAGACAGAAAAGAGCTGCTTTGATGCCAAAGGGGTCAAAAGATGATTTCCTGTCAATTCTCGGAGACCAGAATGATGCCAAGTATCCTATTTACATGACAG GTCCACTTCTTCACACCTTGTGCACGGTTATGATAGATTTAGACGAAAAAACTATCTCAATCATAGAAGGAAACCCAAAGGAAAGAAAAACACCCTTCATCTTCCCAATGTCATGCGACAATAAAGGAGTACCTTGTTAA
- the LOC140984368 gene encoding uncharacterized protein At5g41620-like, with protein MKRWEIDKSGEGPEKKRENLGEKLLRVGKSGGYTTPVAPFWRPKELRLLSLAAAAATAPHGHGGDDQVQEKGLGSVGDNPFQVPRVSARKLAAILWELHHYKLPLEKMNHPRLRRLNQHRHPQLYKEKDGLEPPDPSPGLPDMPGSSSSLKKHVAATLMQHHRAIERSNHALQPVSPASYGSSMELAPYNPAVTPTSSIELKGRTGETSYSLKTSTELLKVLNRIWSLEEQHISNVSLIKALKKELDHSRSRIKDLIRARQTDRREIDELVKQIAEDKLIRKNKEQERINATVQSMRDELEDERKLTKRSESLHRKLVHELYDVKTTLASASKELEKERKSRNLLEDLCDEFAWGIRDYEKELHVLRQKSDKSWDERGDHDLILHISESWLDERVQMKLELEHGSGEKKSAVDKLRTEVEALIQSKNNGNHKIDGNKLLRDPTFRRNSLESIPLKLPVSAPRDEDDDDSVGSESNCFELGKTSESNLKSQENEYPKNGNDEKLKQKQVKKSLGSSERETGFNPSSLQVKFEEQMAQAISQGEKTNHVANGEHSVAGNSVEAAKVNSSERKHESEGIAGLNTNYMIDNLIRNHYLLSESGNVQSDQDFGVASSVWRSHPSPVRQWTEKLPSHDMNLLNQSSSNLPKDLKENTLKAKLFEARTRGQRSRSRLKASIFPSINK; from the exons TGGGAGAAAAGTTGTTGAGAGTGGGGAAAAGTGGCGGGTACACTACCCCTGTGGCACCCTTTTGGAGACCTAAAGAATTGAGACTCCTATCATTAGCAGCAGCGGCTGCAACGGCTCCTCATGGTCATGGTGGGGATGATCAAGTGCAAGAAAAAGGCCTCGGTTCTGTAGGAGATAACCCTTTCCAGGTTCCTCGTGTTTCTGCGAGGAAACTTGCTGCCATCCTCTGGGAGCTTCATCATTACAAGCTGCCGTTGGAGAAGATGAACCACCCTAGGCTCCGCCGCCTCAACCAACATCGCCACCCGCAGCTTTACAAAGAGAAGGATGGTCTTGAACCGCCTGATCCTTCACCTGGTTTACCAGACATG CCTGGAAGTTCCAGTAGTTTGAAAAAGCATGTTGCTGCCACACTTATGCAACATCATCGTGCAATCGAGAGGAGTAATCATGCTCTACAACCTGTGTCACCAGCAAGTTATGGTAGCTCGATGGAG CTTGCACCTTACAACCCTGCAGTTACCCCTACCAGCTCCATAGAATTGAAGGGAAGAACCGGGGAGACGAGCTATAGCTTAAAAACATCGACTGAACTGCTTAAAGTTTTAAATCGTATTTGGAGCCTGGAAGAGCAGCATATATCCAATGTATCTCTTATCAAAGCATTGAAAAAGGAGTTAGATCATTCTCGTTCACGGATCAAAGATTTGATAAGAGCCCGGCAAACTGATCGTCGCGAAATAGATGAGTTGGTAAAGCAGATTGCTGAAGACAAACTCATTAGAAAGAACAAGGAGCAAGAGAGAATCAATGCCACTGTTCAGTCCATGAGGGATGAACTCGAGGATGAGAGAAAGTTGACGAAGAGATCAGAGAGCCTGCACCGTAAGTTAGTCCACGAGCTTTATGATGTGAAAACTACTCTTGCTAGTGCCTCCAAAGAATTGGAGAAAGAAAGAAAGTCGCGCAATCTCTTGGAAGATCTTTGTGATGAATTTGCATGGGGAATAAGGGATTATGAAAAAGAACTGCATGTTTTAAGGCAAAAGTCAGATAAATCTTGGGATGAGCGAGGTGATCACGACTTGATTCTTCACATATCTGAGTCGTGGCTTGATGAACGGGTGCAGATGAAGCTGGAGCTGGAACATGGTTCGGGAGAAAAGAAGTCAGCAGTGGATAAGTTGCGCACTGAAGTTGAAGCTTTAATCCAGAGTAAAAACAATGGTAATCACAAGATCGATGGCAACAAACTATTGAGGGATCCCACATTCCGAAGAAATTCACTTGAATCAATCCCACTAAAGCTGCCTGTTAGTGCTCCCAGagatgaggatgatgatgacTCTGTAGGTAGTGAGTCCAACTGTTTCGAGCTCGGAAAAACCAGTGAATCCAACCTAAAATCCCAAGAAAATGAATACCCAAAAAATGGCAATGACGAAAAACTGAAGCAAAAGCAGGTGAAGAAATCTCTTGGGTCTTCTGAGAGGGAAACTGGTTTCAATCCATCCAGTTTGCAAGTGAAGTTTGAAGAACAGATGGCTCAAGCCATATCACAGGGTGAAAAGACAAACCATGTCGCAAATGGAGAACACTCTGTCGCTGGGAACTCAGTAGAAGCAGCAAAAGTAAATAGTTCTGAGAGGAAGCATGAATCTGAAGGAATTGCTGGGTTGAACACAAATTATATGATTGACAATTTGATCAGAAATCACTATTTATTGTCAGAAAGCGGAAATGTACAATCTGATCAAGATTTTGGGGTAGCTTCTTCCGTCTGGAGGAGTCATCCAAGTCCAGTACGCCAATGGACTGAAAAACTACCATCCCATGATATGAATCTACTCAACCAGTCATCTTCAAACTTGCCGAAGGACTTGAAGGAAAATACATTGAAGGCAAAGTTATTTGAAGCAAGAACAAGGGGACAACGATCACGCTCACGCCTAAAAGCTTCAATTTTtccttctataaataaataa
- the LOC140984790 gene encoding 6-phosphogluconate dehydrogenase, decarboxylating 1, chloroplastic-like, with amino-acid sequence MESAATLSHIGLAGLAVMGQNLALNIAEKGFPISVYNRTTSKVDETVDRAHREGNLPLSGQYNPKDFVLSIKKPRSVIILVKAGAPVDQTIAALSAYMEPGDTVIDGGNEWYENTERRISEVSDKGLLYLGMGVSGGEDGARNGPSLMPGGSHRAYLNVHHILDKVAAQVDDGPCVTYIGEGGSGNFVKMVHNGIEYGDMQLISEAYDVLKNVGGLGNEELAGIFDEWNRGELESFLIEITGDIFKVEDEETGSEHLVDKILDKTGMKGTGKWTVQQAAELSIAAPTIAASLDSRYMSALKEEREEAAEIFKKEGLKEEMINNVASVDKKRLVDDVRQALYASKICSYAQGMNLLRGKSIEKGWGLNLGELARIWKGGCIIRAVFLDRIKQAYQRNSGLANLLVDPEFAREMVQRQAAWRRVVGLAIQKGIGVPGMSASLQYFDTYRRGRLPANLVQAQRDYFGAHTYERIDCPGSYHTEWSKLARKTRV; translated from the coding sequence ATGGAATCAGCAGCTACGCTATCCCACATTGGGCTTGCGGGCCTGGCGGTAATGGGCCAAAATCTGGCTCTGAACATAGCAGAGAAAGGTTTCCCCATCTCAGTCTACAATCGCACCACCTCAAAAGTTGATGAAACTGTAGATCGAGCTCATCGGGAAGGTAATCTCCCTCTGTCTGGCCAATACAATCCTAAAGATTTTGTCTTGTCGATTAAAAAGCCGAGGTCAGTGATCATTTTAGTCAAAGCTGGCGCACCTGTTGATCAAACTATAGCTGCCCTGTCGGCTTATATGGAGCCCGGTGATACTGTCATTGATGGTGGTAATGAGTGGTATGAAAATACAGAACGTCGCATTTCCGAGGTTTCTGATAAGGGCTTGCTCTATCTCGGAATGGGGGTCTCTGGAGGTGAAGATGGGGCTCGAAATGGTCCGTCTTTGATGCCGGGAGGATCCCACCGGGCTTACTTGAATGttcatcatattcttgataaggTGGCCGCGCAGGTGGATGATGGCCCTTGTGTTACCTATATTGGTGAAGGGGGGTCGGGAAATTTTGTTAAGATGGTGCATAATGGGATCGAGTATGGGGATATGCAGCTGATTTCGGAGGCGTATGATGTGTTGAAGAACGTTGGAGGGTTGGGGAATGAGGAGTTGGCTGGGATTTTCGATGAGTGGAATCGCGGGGAGTTGGAGAGTTTCTTGATTGAGATTACTGGGGATATTTTTAAGGTGGAGGATGAGGAGACGGGTAGTGAGCATTTGGTGGATAAGATTTTGGATAAGACGGGGATGAAAGGGACTGGGAAATGGACTGTGCAACAAGCGGCTGAGTTGTCGATTGCGGCTCCAACAATTGCTGCCTCTTTGGACAGCCGTTATATGAGTGCCTTGAAGGAGGAGAGGGAAGAGGCTGCTGAGATTTTCAAGAAGGAAGGTTTGAAGGAGGAGATGATTAACAATGTGGCTTCAGTGGATAAAAAGAGGTTGGTCGATGATGTTAGGCAGGCTCTTTATGCATCCAAGATTTGTAGTTATGCGCAAGGCATGAATTTGTTAAGAGGGAAGAGTATTGAAAAGGGGTGGGGATTGAACCTGGGGGAATTAGCAAGGATATGGAAAGGTGGGTGCATTATTAGGGCAGTGTTTTTGGATAGGATTAAGCAAGCATATCAGAGGAACTCGGGGCTGGCCAATTTGTTGGTTGATCCTGAGTTTGCAAGGGAGATGGTACAGAGACAGGCAGCATGGAGGAGAGTTGTAGGTCTGGCAATTCAGAAGGGAATTGGCGTCCCGGGGATGTCTGCGAGTTTGCAGTATTTTGATACGTATAGACGTGGAAGGCTTCCAGCCAACCTTGTGCAGGCTCAGAGGGATTATTTCGGAGCACATACTTATGAGAGAATCGATTGTCCTGGATCATACCACACTGAGTGGTCCAAGCTTGCCCGAAAGACCAGAGTGTAG